The following are encoded in a window of Chiloscyllium plagiosum isolate BGI_BamShark_2017 chromosome 11, ASM401019v2, whole genome shotgun sequence genomic DNA:
- the mmachc gene encoding LOW QUALITY PROTEIN: cyanocobalamin reductase / alkylcobalamin dealkylase (The sequence of the model RefSeq protein was modified relative to this genomic sequence to represent the inferred CDS: substituted 1 base at 1 genomic stop codon) yields MEDIASQKGEVMAAGIHQWLSNWLGPLGFQCDPFKIGWYNAFIQPSFHLQYQDDTLAFVVLSTPQMFEKAFKPFIAEKPLTTIRDPIDECVVHYFSLLKNDFSDHRIEAIHDFEVLPNRKPKILAQTAAHVAGAAYYYQMKDVQQNPWGEKKMYGVCIHPRYGGWFAIRGVLIFPDVQDQDLEQRDFSGHRIEAIHDFKVLPNRKPKILAQTAADVARAAYHYQMKDVQQNPWGEKFXKMNGVCIHPRYGGWFAIRGILIFPDVQDQDLEQRLPVDCVSTNEKKIRLLERFNFNWQDWTYRDIIDVEERYSEEQKLYFAPPPAERFKLLGLKGDASGSDQQTTTHGGF; encoded by the exons ATGGAGGATATTGCATCACAGAAAGGTGAAGTTATGGCGGCTGGAATACATCAGTGGCTGAGTAACTGGTTGGGTCCGCTCGGCTTCCAGTGCGACCCGTTCAAG ATTGGTTGGTACAATGCTTTCATACAGCCCTCTTTTCACCTTCAGTATCAAGATGACACATTGGCCTTTGTTGTCCTCAGTACACCTCAGATGTTCGAAAAAGCCTTCAAACCTTTCATTGCAGAGAAGCCATTAACCACTATTCGGGACCCAATAGATGAGTGTGTTGTTCATTATTTTTCACTTCTGAAGAAT GATTTTTCTGATCACAGGATTGAAGCCATCCATGACTTTGAGGTGCTTCCAAATCGAAAGCCAAAGATTTTGGCACAGACAGCTGCACATGTGGCTGGAGCAGCCTATTATTATCAAATGAAGGATGTGCAGCAAAACCCCTGGGGAGAAAAA AaaatgtatggagtttgcattcATCCACGCTATGGGGGCTGGTTTGCAATACGAGGAGTCCTGATATTCCCAGATGTCCAGGACCAAGACCTTGAGCAGAGG GATTTTTCTGGTCACAGGATTGAAGCCATCCATGACTTTAAGGTGCTTCCAAATCGAAAGCCAAAGATTTTGGCACAGACAGCTGCAGATGTGGCTAGAGCAGCCTATCATTATCAAATGAAGGATGTGCAGCAAAACCCATGGGGAGAAAAATTCT AAAAAATGAATGGAGTCTGCATTCATCCACGCTATGGGGGCTGGTTTGCAATACGAGGAATCCTGATATTCCCAGATGTCCAGGACCAAGACCTTGAGCAGAGGCTGCCTGTAGACTGTGTGTCAACAAATGAGAAAAAGATCCGGTTACTTGAAAGGTTTAACTTTAACTGGCAAGACTGGACTTACAGAGATATCATTGATGTAGAGGAGAGGTACTCTGAAGAACAAAAGTTGTACTTTGCTCCACCACCTGCTGAAAGATTTAAACTCCTTGGATTGAAAGGTGATGCTTCTGGAAGTGATCAGCAAACCACAACACATGGAGGTTTTTAA